The genomic interval TCCTCGATATGTGATAGATAGAAGCACATTCATGCAAAGACATGCATTTTAGCAGtgatacaaaaatatacaaagagAATCAAGACATTCATTGTAAAAACACTCACTTGCCAAGAACTGATTCAAACTCTATCAAGTCTTCAAGAGATGGTTTGACATTGAGAAGTTTCTTGAACAAGGCTAAGGGAAAAGGCAGATGCACTACAGAGTTGTTGTTGAAGGCCAAGGCACACAGAATCCCAAACAGGAAGTACTTCTCCTTCTCCACGCTGAGCTGGTGTAGAATGATATGTGGTTAAAGCCAAAGATAACAACAGGAAATCACGAAAGCGCATTAAATATCTTACAGGCCGTTCAAACATTTTCCATTCTATGTAAACACGCACTGAAGTTCACTGATGTCTCACTTCTTCTGCAGAATCTAGCGCATGACACAGTATTCGGAGTTCAAGTTAAAGGATGTTCAACCTTGCATTTCTCCCCATTTCACTGTCAGCTTTTCACATTTTTTCAAAGCAAATACATGTGTGAATGGCATGTAACCTGATTCAACTAAACTTTCTTATATTTATGTCTTCAGTATGatctaataaaaaaagtttttgctttACCTGTGCTGGGAACCAGCTCATAGTTTGGTTATCATTGTACATAAACATCAGAGACTCCGGTGCACAAAGCTCTTCAAACACGTTGTGAAAAAAGTCCCTCTTGTTGACATCTGTTCTTTTCATATCCTCAGTGTAAAACACCTATGTTAGACAACCAAACGAATTCATTCATATTGCAGCTCATAACTCTGTTTGTATGGTCCTGTCTTGGTTTGAAACTAAAAATGCCTTGTATGTTATCAAATCAAAGCTTTGCATTGTTTTCTTTCCTTACCGACAGACAAAATTCTTGGAGTTGTTGCTGAGGAGCCATTCTCAGCTGAGAGAAACTGTCCTCCAGCAGCGCTGTGCGTCTCAGGGTCAGCGGAAAACAACCCTGCATATAAAAGATTTCATTcggtgtttgaaaaaaaaaatcttcaggttgaAGGCCAAAAACAAGATTACCTTCCATGCTCTGTTCTTCATATAGCTACATTTGGCCTCCAGGTTAAAGATGCATGGAAGTGATATAAGATTTTTTAGGACTGCCTAAAACAAAAGAAATAGGAAGCATCACGTTAGTTGGTCTGAAATTTGGATGCATATCATATCAGATATGGCCAAATGCCTTTGGTGCTCACATCGCTGAAGTTTTGCTGGTCTATCATTGCTTGGATTTGTTCGGCCAAGTGCAACATCACCAGGTTGTTAAGCATATCGTCATTGATGGTTTGCAGCTGTTGATTTGGGGAAAACACAGTTTTCTAGTATGTTTTGGTTTATTATAAGCTGgaattaatattcaaatagtATATTAGTActgaaaatataaacagaaaactATGGTTGACTTAAATctaatataaatgtgttttcaaatatgtttttatgtacCGTATGTTTTGAATAACTTCATTCATGTTTGTATGATAAATACAGTGATTGCTTACATATTTACTGTTGCCAATTACAAAGATATAGATAAGATTGTATAATGATTGGCCAAAAGGCAATGCACACAATTTTGTTTGGTTCTCACCACATCTAGTAGCTCATTGATCTCGTTAATAATGAAATCACTCTTAGTGATGCTTCTGTTGGCACTGCAGCAGACCTTCAGAACAAAGACACACATGCATAAGGAATTtaaaagttaaagggatagttcacccaaaaatgaaaattctgtcattaattactcatcctcatgtgtGCACAAAAAGTAAAATTCGTAAAATTACGGGTGAggcactgatgtcacatggattattttacaaatgtcctTATACTATATCTCTGAGCTTTGATCGTgttaggatccttgctgtctatggagggtcagagagctctcggatttcatcaaaaatatcgtaatttgtgttccaaagaagaacgaaggtcttatgggtttagagtgacatgagggggagtaattaatgacagaattataatttttgtgtaaatttaccctttaaatgtttacttctgattaaatatattataaatatacatgtatacacacacacacacaagtacataAAAGTACCTGATAGACCAGCTGAAGGATCTGCACAAATTTCGGCAGGCGTGTTTGTATGTCCAAGTTCATAGTGTCAGCAGCAATCCTGCCAATCAAATAAGCTgaagcttttttaaataacttcaccAGGCCTTTGAGCCAGCCATCAGGGAGTCTGGACCAGTACTTCTCTGagaacataacataaaaatacttAGACAAATACAACAAGGACAACAACATAAAGGCTGAAAAGTTCTCCCTGCTTTACCTAACAGCTTGAGAGAATCAGGATCCAGCTGAAGGATTTTGGAGGCAAGAGCTTCAGTGAGTTCGGTTCTTTGTTGTTTCTTGAGACGTCTGATGAGCTCAGGGAGGAGAAGATAAACTCTCAGCGATTCCTCACCAACTGGGTTTGGATTCAGAGACGGCAGCAGAGTCTGCTGAACCACTTTCACTATCTGAGATACAAAAACCATTAACTCCATCTCATTGCTTAAAATGTAAAGaagattttttgtaaatattggaTTCATCATTACCTCTGATATCAAGCTTTCATTCTTTGATATCTTTACAAAGGATGTTTTAACCAGATCAAAATCCAAACCACAATGATCCTCAGATGTCTGATAATGTTGGTCGCAActacaaaaacagacatttcGATTATGATTTTATGCATATAAAGGAGGAATTACTAGACAAGACAATCTAATGGTGATTAGGATATTTACCTAGTTTTGAGGAAGCTACCATTCAGAGAGGCAGCAGAGGAGAACACTTTGTTTATGTCCCTGTAAAAAACAAAGCTATACTTTAAatcattttgtttagtttttgatattaattcatgttttatttttaattgttattattcatttatatctcATTGCGACATATGTCTTGATTCTTTTATGTTAAGAAAATCTATTTTATGGACATAGAGTAGTAAACAAACTCAGGAGCCTTTAGCATCTCACTGTAAGCACTATATATAAAACTGAATCAAGCACTCACTTCTTTATCATTTTCCATGGTTCACTTCCAGATAGCCATCGGCCAATCATTCTGTCATCTAATGTCAAAATCCCTCTGCTTGGAATTGGTTTAGACTCATTCCCAGGttcctaccacacacacacacacacacacacacacacacacaaaaacacacaaaacacataagTAATCACAGTGCAGCTATAATCTCATCGTTAAACAATATGTGAATTAAAACGGCCTGTCTTACTGTACCTTGAAAGACAAGACAAAGGAATGATTCTCCCCAGCAATGAGTTTTTCAATCGTATATTCATCATTACATTCTGTGTACAGCAAATGTTTAGTTCAGGTCAGCTTTATGAACAACATCTTGACTAAAAagtattcataataaaataacctGCTAAAAGTTGATTTATAATTACCAGCTGACAGATCCACAGGGTAAGGCACAGATGTATTGATCATTTCTCCGTTTCCCAGCTGCCCTTGTGTCCCACATCCAAATGAGTAGATCAGCTTTGACGATGCGACTGATACGAGTGTGTGATGTCTGTATGAATGAAAGAATCAAAAGCCTAATAATTACTGAGCAGAACTCAAACATCAGACATGTTAACCATGTGAGGAAAGAAATCTGTACTATTGCTCTGAGATGCTGATTGCTAATAAAGCTTACGAACAGTCTTTACCTCCCACACGTGATCTGTGACACTTCAGATCCCCACAGTTCAGCAACCACCCGCGGATGATGTTCATCTCTAAATGATTTGTGCCCAAGCTGACCAGAGCCTCCGGATCCAAATGTGAACACGGTGCCACcctgaaacatgaaacatttactAATTATTTTCTGTCCAGCTTGTTTTTATGCTAAATACAGTATAACATCTAATATATTATGACCATAGTACCTTTGATAAAGTGGCAGTGTGTTCACCTCCACACGAGATGGACACAGTTTTCTTCCGGTTCAGTCTATTTACAACCGTTGGGACGTGTCTGTCTGTGGTAGTAAAACAGTCAGTTAATCACTTCCAAATACATCATATTCATGCTTTAATATAGATTTCACAGTATTGCACAAATTTGGTACATTTATGTGTACTTTCATACTGTTACTGATTTAGCTTTTACACGATGAAATAATCAGACCTGTAGTGTCTCCGAGTCCCAGTTGTCCAGCAGAGTTCTTTCCCCATCCAAACACGACTCCAGAGAGAGACAACACAAAGCTGTGGTCTCCTCCAGCGCTGATCTGAGCCAGTGGGACCCCACTCAGACTCTGAACATGTTGAGCAGACGGAGAGCCGGGATGATCTTTCCTCAAACCCAGCTGACCGTGAGAGTTCTCCCCCCATACGAACACCTGACCATCTGAAAGAGCAACAGCTCTCAACATCTACACTCAAACCTCAATCGATTCATCTCAATCATGAGATGTTAAAAGATGAAAGCAAATGGCAGATGAAATAGTTGTCAATACCCTTAGTTAGCGCCATTGAATGATGGTCTCCACATGCGATCTGAATCACCTGCCTATTTTCCAGACCTTTGAGAGGCCTGCAGAGACAAGACATTCTGTCAGATACTATAATCCATGATCATTTATGCTGTTTGATCTCCATAAACATACTTGCACACAGTAGATTTGTCCATAATGAGAACATTTCCTCCATCAACAAGAAGCACCGCACCATCTCCTCCACAGACAATCTGTATGATTTTATACTTTAGCTGTAGTTGCTCtgcagtaaataaaatattttcatcagttaaacatttttttagactatatttaaataaacaaatagacaCTTTTATAAGTATGACTCAGTATAGCTCAGCTcatgtaaatataaacatatgaaaataatgaaacataATGACGTCTTCAAATTTATTAATTAACCAAAATGTCATTTGGTGAAAGCTAACATACTTAGTTTTCCATCATGATTATAGTCTTCACTGCGCAATCTCAGGACCGAAACCTTCCCATCCCGGATAAATCCAGCAAAACTCCTTCCAGCTGACATGTCCTGAACTGCTGTTCTCGGACACACAGATTGTATTCCACACTTGCCATGTCTGACTTGGTCAGGCTTCACCAGCTCAAACCCCTCTCTGACCTGCGCTCCCCAAAAACACAGCATGATCACAGCTGATGCACGAGAAGAACAGACTCCTGAAGAGATTCTCTGCAGTGCATCCTGGTCTgaggaaacacactctttaaatataaagaaaaaacgaGAGCGAAACCAGTGACTGTTTCGAAAATCATCGACTTCTTACGAAACGAAAGTAATGTTTGATGTCATGCTTCCGCGTTTGTAGTGAGTCGTAAACAATGAACGCATTATGATGGGAAAACGAAAGCAGCATCTAAGCAAAACTCcactatttcatttatttaataaaagtacaGGCAGCTGATTAAAGAGAGTATAGCGCGCGTTGTCACACGTTAAAAATAAGGCAGCGGCTATTTGCACTAGcaacactaagtgcaaatatatattctatttacactgttacaattttacaaatagtggctattatctgcacctcagtattgtagtacattgttaaacagtatacaatattaacttattgagtgtaaattgtattttcttttttttttttttattaaattaatgccaCCTTTTTGGGACAATAAAGCTCTCCCTACACATATCCTAACGATAACCGAAACTTTAtgttcaactttttgattatattcttcaatttaatttaaaatatgtcaCATATTAAACAATCTGCGCCACTGCAGCTGACGTTTCTCATTTGTCTTTTGCAGTGTTGATTGGCCGACTTGGTGGGCGGAGCGTAAACGAGTTCTACGCGCTGGCCAGTCGCGGATAGGTGTAGAGCGCTGACTAGCCAATGGGAACGGAGGAAATTCCAAGGAGGCGGGATGAGTAAAATACACAGAATTAGAGGTTCGAATCCCGCTTCGGCCACATTTAccataaaataaatttgtattcgTTCTTCATCTAGATACACTTTAAATATGATTAACATATAATAAACGAACtttatgaacaaatataaaaaataaatcttgtaaCAATTGATCTTGTGTAGGATGTACAAAATGTGCAACGATcttaataaacatttacattataattGGGAATAGTTATCTTTAAAACAGACAATgtgaacaattaaaaataatattttgataatgTTTCAggcctttattttaaaaaaaaattgtataactgTGTAGAGAAAAcccatatatattaaatataacaaactctcaaaaaagtttttcattttattagtaaaatattgttataataatgaaaaaagtatAATACTaccaaaatatacataaaataattatagattaaacaacaacaaatataataaaaataaagatgtggagaacacagaaaaaaatgttttacattaaataattatgtatgtttAATAGTAACAGTTATTAACATTTAGTGTTTACAAATCTGAGCAAGATAttaatgtgtaaataaaatgtaatattaatcaaaaataatcaacaaaatttataaatgttttaatcaacaaataaaaacttAACACACAGTTCAATACAGTTTAAACAAGGCCAATAattgtagtattttttatttaacaaatggaaataaatgaattaattgaaatgtgtagattcaacaacaacaataaaatcagaaattgtggataacacacacacacacatacacacacaaaaacagtacactaccagttaaatgtttttgtaagatttttaatgttcaccaagcctgcctttatttgatccaaaatacaccaaaaccaataatattgtgaaatatttttacaatttaaaatacctgttttctatgtgaatatcagttgaaaattaaatttatttatttattatatctctGGTATTTTATCTTTCTTCAAACATTTCCATTGTAAGCTTTTAATTAGTGGCAATCAATATACTGCAGCAGAccaatatttgacatttaaaaataatcaacAGACAACCGTAGTCGTTAGCTATGTTTGCTACATTTCTGTTCAGACTACATGAcattaaaaacagacaaatttagctaatttatactttattttaaaataattaattagtccaacatTACACAATAGCTCCTGcactttcaaatataaatatattcaagaCTTTTATCTGTTAAGTATCATATAGTTATGaatgaaataaagcataatttgGTGTATCATACTTTGTTTTTCATCACGATTGTAATCATGATCATTCCATCACTGTTACGGTGCAGTATTACTCTTGAAATACTTTTCAATGTATAactgttacaaaaaaaagtttgttgaacATCAGACAGAGAGGGATAGCAAGTGCAACAATGTTTCTCATTGAAAGCGCCTGTGTCTCCTCTCACTGAAATATTACATGCTATAATGTTGATGAGAGTGTATACGTACAGTTACAAATTCACCAGTGCCATTTTGATGTCATAAAATGCCCTTAATTCCAACAATACTTTTGTATATATAACTAATGATTAAAAGACCTAGAGTAGGAACTTATTTGTGGGCTGTGTTTAGCAGAAAAACAGCATGAAGCTTGTATTAAATCCAGAAGAAACAATCCTCTGTGACCATGTGTACCTTGATTCATCAGTGTTGACTGTTCAGCTGATCTCAGGAATGATAACACAACAGGAGTGGTCTTGTTTGGAACGATAAGGTCTagcatttttacaatatatttctggcaggtaaaagaaagaaaaaaaaaatcctttaacttTTAGAAAAAAGACTCTTTGGAATGCTAACATGCAAGCCTTCGAAAAACATTTGATATTAACCACATGGTGAAAACAGGTGTGAGTGACTATACCTAAAACTGACCGTAAAACTCAGACCCAAGCATCATGCTCAGAAAGAAAACAGAGTGGATCGCTATGAGAATAGAAGTCCATCGTCAGAGAGTTACACTTATATCTATACAGTATGGCTATTTTGAGTTGTGGTTTCCCATGTGAAACCACTCGATGATGTTTGCAGTGGTTTTCAGACCAAAGATTTCATTTTAGA from Carassius auratus strain Wakin chromosome 26, ASM336829v1, whole genome shotgun sequence carries:
- the LOC113043950 gene encoding E3 ISG15--protein ligase HERC5-like; the encoded protein is MLCFWGAQVREGFELVKPDQVRHGKCGIQSVCPRTAVQDMSAGRSFAGFIRDGKVSVLRLRSEDYNHDGKLKQLQLKYKIIQIVCGGDGAVLLVDGGNVLIMDKSTVCKPLKGLENRQVIQIACGDHHSMALTKDGQVFVWGENSHGQLGLRKDHPGSPSAQHVQSLSGVPLAQISAGGDHSFVLSLSGVVFGWGKNSAGQLGLGDTTDRHVPTVVNRLNRKKTVSISCGGEHTATLSKGGTVFTFGSGGSGQLGHKSFRDEHHPRVVAELWGSEVSQITCGRHHTLVSVASSKLIYSFGCGTQGQLGNGEMINTSVPYPVDLSAECNDEYTIEKLIAGENHSFVLSFKEPGNESKPIPSRGILTLDDRMIGRWLSGSEPWKMIKKDINKVFSSAASLNGSFLKTSCDQHYQTSEDHCGLDFDLVKTSFVKISKNESLISEIVKVVQQTLLPSLNPNPVGEESLRVYLLLPELIRRLKKQQRTELTEALASKILQLDPDSLKLLEKYWSRLPDGWLKGLVKLFKKASAYLIGRIAADTMNLDIQTRLPKFVQILQLVYQVCCSANRSITKSDFIINEINELLDVLQTINDDMLNNLVMLHLAEQIQAMIDQQNFSDAVLKNLISLPCIFNLEAKCSYMKNRAWKGCFPLTLRRTALLEDSFSQLRMAPQQQLQEFCLSVFYTEDMKRTDVNKRDFFHNVFEELCAPESLMFMYNDNQTMSWFPAQLSVEKEKYFLFGILCALAFNNNSVVHLPFPLALFKKLLNVKPSLEDLIEFESVLGKSLQYILDYSEEVEEMEMIYTIVWQGIEVELDPAEPGKKVTNSNREDFVDKYVDHILNKSVEEVFEEFKRGFFKACDRCILEMFEPEELRGVLVGNEEYDWDILKQNTTYEGSFYAEHPTIISFWEVFDELTSNEKKAFLLFLTGFEKVPILGMSAVKMRVRPLFIFTQDHLPEALTCHALLELPVYQNKETLKTKLIEAINHKRGFWEE